A region from the Marispirochaeta aestuarii genome encodes:
- the rimK gene encoding 30S ribosomal protein S6--L-glutamate ligase, translating into MKFALLSQRSYLYTTKRLVEAATSRGHKVRIINPLECYMNIASGKPEIHYRGENLTGFDAVIPRIGASITFYGTAVVRQFEMMGVYCLNESVPISRSRDKLRCLQLLSKGGIGMPVTAFAHSTRYTDDLIDMVGGAPLVVKILEGTQGIGVVLAETRKAAKSVVEAFRGVKANILVQEYIAESEGSDIRCLVIGDRVVASMMRRGSEGDFRSNLHRGGSAVKIEISDEEREAAVKAVRIVGLNVAGVDLLRSSRGPAVIEVNSSPGLEGIEQVSRRNIAKDIIQFIEENARPGHTKEIGTG; encoded by the coding sequence GTGAAATTTGCCCTGTTATCCCAAAGGAGCTACCTGTATACAACCAAGCGTCTCGTGGAGGCCGCGACATCCAGGGGACACAAGGTCAGAATAATCAATCCTCTGGAGTGCTACATGAATATCGCCTCCGGAAAACCGGAAATCCATTATCGTGGTGAGAACCTGACCGGTTTCGATGCGGTCATCCCCCGTATCGGTGCTTCCATAACCTTTTACGGTACGGCGGTGGTACGTCAGTTCGAGATGATGGGGGTTTACTGCCTGAACGAGTCGGTACCCATTTCGCGATCCAGGGACAAACTGCGCTGCCTGCAGCTCCTTTCAAAGGGGGGTATCGGAATGCCGGTAACCGCCTTTGCGCATTCTACCCGCTATACGGATGATCTTATCGATATGGTCGGAGGCGCACCCCTGGTGGTGAAGATCCTGGAGGGTACCCAGGGAATCGGGGTAGTGCTGGCGGAGACCAGAAAAGCCGCCAAGAGCGTGGTAGAGGCCTTCCGGGGGGTCAAGGCGAATATCCTGGTGCAGGAGTACATCGCAGAATCCGAAGGAAGCGATATCCGCTGTCTGGTTATCGGCGACCGTGTGGTGGCCAGCATGATGCGCCGGGGAAGCGAAGGGGATTTTCGTTCCAACCTGCACCGTGGAGGTTCGGCAGTCAAGATCGAGATCAGCGATGAGGAACGGGAGGCCGCCGTCAAAGCCGTGAGAATTGTAGGCCTCAACGTTGCCGGGGTGGACCTTCTGCGGAGCAGCAGAGGGCCCGCGGTTATCGAGGTGAACTCGTCGCCCGGGCTGGAAGGAATAGAACAGGTATCCCGCCGGAACATTGCCAAAGATATCATTCAGTTTATCGAAGAGAATGCCCGGCCGGGACACACCAAGGAGATCGGAACCGGCTGA
- a CDS encoding [Fe-Fe] hydrogenase large subunit C-terminal domain-containing protein, translated as MIPAIYTEKTQCRDCYKCVRHCPVKAIRVEESSATVDHDLCIFCGRCVDVCPAGAKKVRNDIPRAKQLLSIREKVYVSLAPSYAAVFTDGEQVLIDKLKSLGFTGVSETAIGAEIVSLEQKRQLHNGSGACISSACPSVRLLAQRYFPDAAKKISGITSPMIAHGRYLRRLYGEDIGVVFIGPCIAKKTEADQYPDTVDVALTFKEAAAWIGECDGTIKADRISAEKTGFVPFKAGKASLYPVDGGMIRSMGNSAPENYRYFHQSGTAQLMDTLRHFSEIDEENYFLELMTCEGGCINGPVSHTDEASITRRARLFDTWEQRESCSSLDFLPADLIDSCWNIPVTPGGAYTHEEIEDALNALGKISREDRKNCGGCGYPTCEEFARAFLDGKAEKEMCVTEMRKIAQNKVTALLHTIPMGVVIADEKMHIVECNRNFLDLFAQIPFEPDLEVLKRVEGKSLSSFLPKTDAFRTLLERSETMEKIIQIDGKVMRGNFFQIQKGRLVGAVFQDITAPAVKREMVVKKAEEVIRKNLESVQQIAGLLGENAAETEIILNSLIDSFEPGEFRRS; from the coding sequence ATGATCCCCGCCATCTACACGGAAAAGACCCAGTGCCGGGACTGCTATAAATGCGTCCGCCACTGTCCGGTCAAGGCCATCAGGGTTGAGGAATCCAGCGCCACGGTGGACCATGATCTCTGTATCTTCTGCGGACGCTGTGTGGATGTCTGTCCCGCCGGGGCCAAAAAGGTCCGTAACGATATCCCCCGGGCAAAACAGCTTTTATCCATCAGAGAGAAGGTCTACGTTTCCCTGGCACCCTCCTACGCAGCTGTCTTTACCGATGGAGAGCAGGTTTTAATCGACAAGCTGAAGAGTCTGGGTTTCACCGGGGTTTCTGAAACCGCCATCGGTGCCGAGATCGTCAGCCTGGAACAGAAAAGACAGCTGCACAACGGCAGCGGGGCTTGTATCTCCTCCGCCTGCCCCTCCGTGCGTCTGCTGGCCCAAAGGTATTTTCCCGACGCCGCGAAAAAGATCAGCGGTATTACCTCCCCCATGATTGCCCACGGACGATACCTGCGACGTCTCTACGGCGAAGATATCGGAGTAGTCTTTATCGGTCCCTGTATCGCGAAGAAGACGGAGGCCGATCAGTACCCCGATACGGTGGATGTTGCCCTGACCTTCAAGGAGGCGGCTGCCTGGATCGGGGAATGCGACGGGACGATCAAAGCTGACAGAATCTCTGCGGAAAAAACAGGCTTTGTTCCTTTTAAGGCCGGCAAGGCTTCCCTCTACCCGGTGGACGGAGGCATGATCCGCTCCATGGGAAATTCCGCCCCGGAAAACTACCGGTACTTTCATCAGTCCGGAACCGCCCAGCTCATGGATACTCTCAGGCATTTTTCCGAGATCGATGAAGAGAACTACTTCCTGGAACTCATGACCTGCGAAGGAGGCTGCATCAACGGACCGGTCAGCCACACCGATGAGGCCTCCATTACACGCCGGGCCAGGCTCTTCGATACCTGGGAACAGCGTGAAAGCTGCAGCTCCCTGGACTTCCTTCCGGCGGACCTGATTGATTCCTGCTGGAACATCCCCGTAACACCGGGGGGCGCTTACACCCATGAAGAGATCGAAGACGCTTTGAATGCCCTGGGTAAAATCAGCCGGGAGGATCGAAAGAACTGCGGAGGCTGCGGTTACCCGACCTGCGAAGAGTTCGCCCGGGCCTTTCTGGACGGAAAAGCTGAAAAGGAGATGTGCGTCACCGAAATGCGCAAGATTGCCCAGAACAAGGTAACAGCTCTGCTCCATACCATTCCCATGGGGGTCGTGATCGCGGATGAAAAGATGCACATTGTGGAATGCAACCGTAATTTTCTGGATCTCTTTGCACAGATTCCTTTTGAACCTGATCTCGAGGTACTCAAGCGGGTGGAAGGTAAAAGCCTCTCCTCCTTTCTGCCGAAGACCGACGCCTTCCGGACTCTTCTGGAACGATCCGAGACAATGGAAAAGATTATCCAGATAGACGGCAAGGTCATGCGGGGCAACTTCTTTCAGATACAGAAGGGGCGCCTTGTGGGAGCGGTTTTTCAGGATATTACGGCCCCGGCGGTAAAACGGGAGATGGTGGTAAAAAAAGCGGAGGAGGTCATCCGCAAAAACCTCGAGAGCGTACAGCAGATCGCAGGACTTCTGGGAGAAAACGCCGCGGAGACGGAGATAATCCTCAACTCCCTTATAGACTCCTTTGAGCCCGGTGAATTCAGACGGAGCTGA
- a CDS encoding ATP-binding protein, whose protein sequence is MIFQRSNLIRGFLFYLLILILIVAVFVFGIVRFFSASIFGQVEYELRDSALMLKGLLVYSEKQGSPDYDAFCKEAGKNGHTRITIINEDGRVLGDSHAEISSMNNHGDRPEFIQSLRGGEGFSVRHSASVGYRLMYLALPVEVGTGNLVLRISRPVNAVDQVIAGANRTVMFISLLFLVLALVAAVRTGQWIRRPLRRLVDVASRLETGDLDARSEVAYPEEFRVLGHTMNAMAKSLAGRMETVRRQRDEYQSVLSGMSEAVIVLDEKLQVVESNPAAERIFLRSRKEMLSRPLLNAVRNLHLQEFAEGLLAGPGTMSAEFPLSFTTGGERDLYLQVHGALIPRGESGHARAVLVFTDITGIKRSEQVRKDFVSNVSHELKTPITSIKGFVETLIDGAAEDREILERFLGIIARQADNMHAIIEDLLQLSRLDEQSLGLEESPVNVETVLRNALERVREIARSRDIRLELRTDEACMVRGNQGLLEQAVFNLLDNAVKYSGSGGEIVVGVRRKGAVAEVFVRDQGVGIPPEDLPRVFERFYRVDKARSRETGGTGLGLAIVKHIALVHGGGVSVESSPGMGSEFMITLPQEQA, encoded by the coding sequence ATGATATTTCAGCGGAGCAACCTGATCCGTGGTTTTCTCTTCTATCTGCTGATTCTTATCCTTATTGTCGCAGTGTTCGTTTTCGGGATCGTCCGCTTCTTTTCGGCCAGCATATTCGGACAGGTGGAATATGAGCTGCGGGATTCAGCCCTTATGCTGAAAGGGCTCCTGGTGTATTCAGAAAAGCAGGGAAGCCCCGATTATGATGCCTTCTGCAAGGAAGCCGGTAAAAACGGTCATACCCGCATTACCATAATTAATGAGGACGGCAGGGTTCTTGGAGACTCCCATGCCGAAATATCATCCATGAATAACCATGGGGACAGACCGGAGTTTATTCAATCCCTTCGTGGGGGGGAAGGATTCTCCGTCCGTCATTCCGCATCTGTCGGTTACAGGCTTATGTACCTTGCTTTGCCGGTCGAGGTCGGCACGGGGAATCTTGTCCTCCGCATCTCCCGTCCGGTAAACGCTGTCGATCAGGTAATTGCAGGAGCCAACAGAACTGTAATGTTCATCAGTCTGCTCTTTCTGGTTCTTGCCCTGGTGGCTGCCGTAAGAACAGGACAATGGATACGCCGCCCCTTAAGACGCCTCGTGGATGTTGCCTCCCGTCTTGAAACGGGTGATCTGGATGCGCGGTCCGAGGTTGCGTATCCCGAAGAGTTCCGGGTTCTGGGGCATACCATGAACGCCATGGCGAAGAGCCTCGCCGGGAGAATGGAAACGGTTCGGCGTCAGCGGGATGAATACCAGTCGGTACTCTCGGGTATGAGCGAGGCCGTTATTGTTCTTGATGAGAAACTGCAGGTCGTGGAGTCGAATCCCGCGGCGGAGAGAATTTTCCTCAGATCAAGAAAGGAGATGCTTTCCCGGCCCCTGCTGAACGCTGTGCGTAATCTGCACCTGCAGGAATTCGCCGAAGGGCTTCTTGCCGGTCCAGGTACCATGAGTGCGGAATTTCCCCTGAGCTTCACGACCGGAGGGGAGAGGGACCTCTATCTTCAGGTTCACGGAGCCCTCATACCCAGAGGAGAGAGCGGACACGCCAGGGCGGTGCTGGTTTTTACCGATATAACCGGCATCAAGCGCAGCGAACAGGTGCGGAAGGACTTCGTTTCCAATGTATCCCACGAACTCAAGACGCCGATAACCTCCATAAAAGGTTTTGTGGAGACCCTGATTGACGGTGCCGCCGAAGACCGGGAGATCCTGGAGCGCTTTCTCGGTATAATCGCCAGGCAGGCGGACAACATGCATGCCATTATCGAGGATCTGCTGCAGCTTTCCAGGCTTGATGAACAATCTCTGGGCCTTGAAGAGTCCCCGGTGAATGTGGAAACGGTGCTGAGGAATGCCCTGGAACGTGTCAGGGAGATCGCCAGGAGCCGGGATATCAGGCTCGAGCTGAGAACCGACGAGGCTTGTATGGTCCGGGGCAACCAGGGACTCCTGGAACAGGCGGTTTTTAACCTGCTGGATAATGCTGTAAAATACAGCGGCTCAGGAGGGGAGATCGTTGTGGGCGTTCGGAGAAAAGGAGCCGTGGCGGAGGTTTTTGTCAGGGACCAGGGTGTGGGAATCCCTCCGGAAGACCTTCCCCGGGTTTTTGAACGCTTCTATCGCGTCGACAAGGCCCGCAGCAGGGAGACCGGCGGGACAGGACTCGGGCTTGCCATTGTAAAGCACATTGCCCTGGTGCACGGGGGAGGTGTTTCCGTGGAGAGCAGTCCGGGGATGGGATCGGAATTCATGATAACCCTCCCTCAGGAACAGGCATGA
- a CDS encoding NAD(P)H-dependent oxidoreductase subunit E: MKDSVVVKICTGTACYVQGGSFLLDLENKLNSEELAAVRIQGVGCLGCCGDSSGPRPPFAMVDDTLFGGIDIDELTEIVRGKLQDKGNTRQNHE, encoded by the coding sequence ATGAAGGATTCCGTGGTCGTGAAAATCTGTACCGGAACTGCCTGTTATGTACAGGGAGGCTCGTTTCTTCTCGATCTTGAGAACAAACTGAACAGCGAGGAACTCGCCGCCGTCCGGATCCAGGGTGTCGGGTGCCTCGGCTGCTGCGGGGATTCGTCGGGACCCAGACCTCCCTTTGCCATGGTTGACGACACCCTCTTCGGCGGTATCGACATTGATGAATTGACGGAGATCGTTCGCGGGAAACTGCAGGATAAAGGGAACACAAGGCAGAACCATGAATAA
- a CDS encoding monomeric [FeFe] hydrogenase, whose protein sequence is MNNNTVFLRIQLAKRFLQGIINRNLADIIDKIPVDLFPKKGGSYRCCIYKDRAITRYRLMALLGFSIEEETDETRPLKEYAEKAGSRQGAPDGPVLTLIDAACHSCPSGRHTVSNLCRGCLARNCASVCPRDAVSFVNGKAVIDHEKCVNCGKCREACPYNAVVYTPVPCEAACPVGAIRKNEDGSALIDHEKCISCGQCSISCPFGAVMERSHLYSIARDLLGPESERPVALVAPAAAGQFPGGFGQLTTALRQAGFAAVVEVAWGAAETVRKEAEELAEHLKKGKPLASSCCPAYTEAVRLHCPDFAPHVSTAPTPMAASAAWAKEGWPDRRTVFIGPCIAKRVEARHDKSADLVMTFEELASLFLAMDIDVAECSESGTDNPRVDRFERLFARAGGVSQAVLTYAGETLGREPEVLRIDGLDKKALAKLRLIASGKLSADFTEVMSCPGGCICGPGTVADPRVSSRRLDEYAEEKNLALSAAGQKSAG, encoded by the coding sequence ATGAATAACAATACTGTTTTTCTGCGCATACAACTGGCGAAGCGATTCCTTCAGGGAATTATCAACAGAAACCTGGCCGATATTATCGACAAAATACCTGTTGATCTGTTTCCTAAAAAAGGCGGCTCCTACAGGTGCTGTATTTACAAGGATCGGGCTATAACCAGGTACCGGCTAATGGCCCTCCTCGGTTTTTCCATTGAGGAGGAGACGGATGAAACACGGCCCCTGAAGGAATACGCCGAAAAAGCCGGGAGCAGACAGGGCGCTCCGGATGGACCGGTCCTTACACTCATCGACGCTGCCTGTCATTCCTGTCCCTCGGGCAGGCATACAGTATCAAACCTTTGCCGGGGGTGCCTGGCAAGAAACTGTGCCTCCGTATGTCCCCGGGACGCTGTAAGCTTTGTGAACGGCAAGGCTGTAATAGATCACGAGAAGTGCGTCAACTGCGGAAAATGCCGTGAAGCCTGTCCGTACAACGCGGTGGTTTACACCCCGGTCCCCTGCGAAGCAGCCTGTCCCGTCGGAGCAATACGGAAGAACGAGGACGGCTCCGCGCTTATCGACCACGAAAAATGCATCTCCTGCGGACAGTGCAGCATCAGCTGTCCTTTCGGTGCGGTAATGGAACGCAGCCACCTGTACAGCATCGCCCGGGACCTCCTGGGTCCCGAGTCGGAGCGTCCCGTCGCCCTGGTTGCCCCCGCTGCGGCGGGCCAGTTTCCTGGAGGTTTCGGTCAGCTCACAACGGCTCTCAGGCAGGCGGGCTTCGCAGCTGTCGTTGAAGTCGCCTGGGGTGCCGCCGAGACGGTCCGAAAGGAAGCAGAAGAGCTCGCGGAGCACCTCAAAAAAGGCAAGCCCCTGGCGAGCTCCTGCTGTCCCGCCTACACCGAGGCGGTTCGCCTTCACTGTCCGGACTTCGCCCCCCATGTCTCCACCGCACCTACGCCCATGGCCGCAAGCGCGGCTTGGGCCAAAGAAGGATGGCCGGATCGAAGGACCGTTTTTATCGGCCCCTGTATCGCCAAAAGGGTGGAGGCCAGACACGATAAATCCGCCGACCTGGTCATGACCTTCGAAGAACTGGCCTCCCTGTTTCTGGCCATGGATATCGACGTGGCGGAATGCTCCGAATCGGGTACGGACAACCCGCGGGTGGACAGGTTCGAACGCCTCTTTGCCCGGGCCGGCGGCGTCAGCCAGGCTGTATTGACCTATGCAGGGGAAACCCTGGGACGGGAGCCGGAGGTACTCCGGATTGACGGACTGGATAAAAAGGCCCTGGCGAAACTGCGACTTATCGCCTCCGGAAAACTGTCGGCGGACTTCACCGAGGTCATGAGCTGCCCCGGCGGCTGTATCTGCGGACCCGGCACCGTCGCTGATCCGCGGGTAAGCAGCAGACGCCTGGATGAATATGCGGAGGAGAAGAATCTTGCCTTGTCTGCAGCGGGGCAAAAGTCCGCCGGATAA
- a CDS encoding SpoIIE family protein phosphatase, translated as MSVEHGFIEVDYCQFYKHRNKIGGDVFLLSRREEDGRIICVLSDGLGSGVKANVLANLTATMAEKYVAEKLDVRRAAEIIMRTLPVCRERKISYATFSIIDVQADGKTEIVEYDNPRFLFYRGTGEIRPDRRVMELPRRFEHKEEHLYYTSLDLQVQDRLVFFSDGVSQSGMGSRAYPLGLRLDGVRQFTRGRITADPSVSARDLARKIAVNSQLLDGYAPKDDITCGVIYFRTPRQAMVATGPPMDPGRDTLLAKRLSLFPGKKIICGGTTAKLAARELGREVLVDLKSRDRRIPPSAEMDGIDLVTEGMLTLTETARQLETGEFADTCTDNAAVRLCRLLVDSDKVCFLVGTKINEAHQDPDMPVEIGIRRTLVKRICEILEKNYLKTTSLEFI; from the coding sequence ATGAGCGTGGAACACGGTTTTATTGAGGTCGATTACTGCCAGTTTTACAAACACCGCAACAAGATAGGCGGGGATGTCTTTCTCCTGTCCCGGCGAGAGGAGGACGGAAGGATTATCTGTGTCCTCTCCGACGGCCTCGGCAGCGGTGTAAAGGCAAATGTACTGGCAAACCTGACCGCGACCATGGCGGAGAAATACGTGGCGGAAAAACTCGATGTCCGAAGGGCCGCGGAGATAATCATGAGGACCCTTCCGGTCTGCCGGGAAAGAAAAATCAGTTACGCGACCTTTTCCATTATAGACGTCCAGGCGGACGGAAAAACGGAGATCGTGGAATACGACAATCCGCGCTTTCTCTTTTACCGGGGCACCGGAGAAATCAGACCGGACAGGCGGGTAATGGAACTGCCCAGGCGTTTTGAGCACAAAGAGGAGCACCTGTATTATACCAGTCTTGACCTCCAGGTACAGGACAGGCTGGTCTTCTTTTCCGACGGGGTAAGTCAGAGCGGCATGGGATCCCGGGCTTATCCCCTGGGTCTCAGACTCGATGGAGTCCGACAGTTTACCCGGGGGAGAATTACCGCAGACCCCTCGGTCTCAGCCAGGGACCTGGCCAGAAAGATCGCCGTAAACTCCCAGCTCCTTGACGGATACGCCCCCAAGGACGATATAACCTGCGGGGTTATCTATTTCAGGACTCCCAGGCAGGCGATGGTCGCCACGGGACCGCCCATGGACCCCGGACGGGATACCCTGTTGGCGAAGCGCCTTTCCCTTTTCCCCGGAAAAAAGATTATCTGCGGCGGTACAACAGCCAAGCTCGCAGCCCGGGAGCTGGGAAGAGAGGTCCTGGTTGATCTGAAGAGCCGGGACCGGAGGATTCCCCCCTCCGCAGAGATGGATGGGATCGACCTGGTGACCGAGGGAATGCTCACCCTTACCGAAACGGCCCGTCAGCTGGAAACCGGCGAGTTTGCGGATACCTGCACGGACAACGCTGCGGTACGCCTGTGCCGGCTTCTGGTGGACAGCGACAAGGTCTGTTTCCTGGTGGGGACAAAGATCAATGAAGCCCATCAGGATCCTGACATGCCGGTGGAGATCGGTATTCGCCGTACCCTGGTAAAGAGAATTTGCGAGATCCTGGAAAAAAACTACCTGAAAACAACAAGCCTTGAATTTATATAG
- a CDS encoding ATP-dependent zinc protease family protein, whose product MNEAKRAGWKEYVSLPELGLHRIVAKLDTGARSAALHASDILVYDSPGGPRVAFTVFPHRGLSGSGTRCTAPLVDRREVTNSGGAVQVRYIISTLLVLGSEAWTAEISLTDRTRMRYPMLLGRATLGDRFLVDPGRSYLMKRRKGKTQ is encoded by the coding sequence ATGAACGAAGCGAAGCGTGCGGGCTGGAAGGAGTATGTCTCTCTTCCGGAACTTGGGCTTCACCGTATAGTTGCCAAACTGGATACCGGTGCTCGCTCAGCCGCACTGCATGCGTCGGACATTCTGGTATACGATTCCCCCGGCGGACCCCGGGTCGCCTTCACCGTTTTTCCCCACCGGGGTCTTTCAGGGAGCGGCACCCGCTGCACCGCACCCCTGGTTGACCGGCGGGAGGTGACCAACTCCGGGGGTGCCGTACAGGTCCGGTACATCATTTCCACCCTGCTGGTACTGGGCAGTGAAGCCTGGACTGCAGAAATAAGCTTGACCGACCGGACGAGAATGCGGTATCCCATGCTTCTGGGGCGTGCAACCCTGGGAGACCGTTTTCTGGTTGATCCCGGCAGGAGCTATCTCATGAAAAGACGAAAAGGAAAGACCCAGTGA
- a CDS encoding (2Fe-2S) ferredoxin domain-containing protein, whose protein sequence is MKTKPVIEICMGSSCFSRGNALSLERVESYLQKTGLLEEVELKGRLCTGNCASGPCMSINNTSYSQVHPDALEDLLRYHLDARNPEAS, encoded by the coding sequence ATGAAAACAAAACCCGTCATAGAGATCTGTATGGGGAGCTCCTGCTTTTCCAGGGGCAATGCCCTTAGCCTGGAAAGGGTGGAAAGCTATCTGCAGAAAACAGGTCTTCTGGAAGAGGTGGAATTAAAAGGGCGCCTCTGCACCGGAAACTGCGCCTCCGGCCCCTGCATGAGCATCAACAATACCAGCTACAGCCAGGTTCACCCCGACGCCCTAGAAGATCTTCTGCGTTACCATCTTGATGCCCGGAATCCGGAGGCCTCATGA